A window of Ignavibacterium sp. contains these coding sequences:
- the tpiA gene encoding triose-phosphate isomerase: MRRKVIAGNWKMNNDLQQSVSLIEELKNKLVNKSLNCDVIICPPFTSLYEAKKLIDGSVIKLGAQNMFYEDSGAFTGEISAQMLKSVGCEYVILGHSERRTIFGEKDEMINKKIKKALSQKLKPIFCVGETLEEREKDITEKVIKKQIEKGLVDITPDEILDVIIAYEPVWAIGTGKTATPQQAQEVHQFIRKLLTNMYSKDFANMIVIQYGGSVKPDNARELLSQKDIDGALVGGACLKADSFLGIIEAA; the protein is encoded by the coding sequence ATGAGAAGAAAAGTTATTGCCGGCAACTGGAAGATGAATAATGATCTCCAACAGTCTGTTTCATTAATCGAAGAGCTTAAAAATAAACTTGTAAACAAGTCGTTAAACTGTGATGTAATCATATGTCCACCATTCACTTCACTTTATGAAGCAAAGAAATTAATCGATGGAAGTGTAATCAAACTTGGTGCGCAAAATATGTTTTATGAAGACTCAGGTGCTTTTACAGGAGAAATATCAGCTCAAATGCTTAAATCAGTTGGATGTGAGTATGTTATTCTTGGTCACTCAGAAAGGCGGACAATTTTTGGTGAAAAGGATGAAATGATAAATAAGAAAATCAAAAAGGCTTTATCACAAAAACTAAAACCAATTTTCTGTGTTGGTGAAACTCTTGAAGAGCGCGAAAAAGATATAACCGAAAAAGTCATAAAGAAACAAATTGAAAAAGGATTAGTTGATATTACACCTGATGAAATTCTTGATGTAATAATTGCTTATGAACCTGTTTGGGCAATCGGGACAGGAAAAACCGCCACTCCTCAGCAAGCGCAGGAAGTTCATCAATTTATAAGAAAACTTTTGACAAATATGTATTCAAAGGATTTTGCAAATATGATTGTTATCCAATACGGAGGAAGTGTAAAGCCTGATAATGCCAGAGAATTGCTATCACAAAAAGATATTGATGGAGCTTTAGTTGGTGGGGCTTGTCTTAAAGCGGATTCATTTCTGGGAATTATTGAAGCAGCATAA
- a CDS encoding MFS transporter, with the protein MKTKLHKQVILLGLVSLFTDIASEMLYPVTPIFLTAVLGSSMAMVGIIEGIAEFISALLKGYFGNLSDKVGKRSIFVTLGYSLSAISKPLPGIFQNIPTVFITRVTDRIGKGIRTAPRDALLGSYSNGNSGAVFGFHRAMDTLGAAIGPVAALVLLKIYPENYQLIFLIAFIPSIIAVTLTLMIKDKTISSEKRIKHSYFDFLKSSPKSYKRILGLLAAFSLVNSSDVFLILKSRDISESSTLAIFGYIFYNIVYAATSYPMGHLSDKIGKKKVFTFGLILFSLVYFGFALVPDIYLLWLLFALYGIYAASTEGISKAWISDLISDENRGTAIGLATLIMGVCVMLGSFITGILWDKFGSQIPFIISASVSLLLAFIVWIKK; encoded by the coding sequence ATGAAAACCAAATTACATAAACAGGTTATTTTACTTGGTCTGGTGAGTTTATTCACAGACATTGCAAGCGAAATGCTTTATCCTGTTACTCCGATTTTCCTAACTGCTGTGCTTGGCTCTTCAATGGCGATGGTTGGTATTATTGAAGGTATTGCAGAATTCATTTCAGCACTTCTTAAAGGTTATTTCGGGAACTTATCAGATAAGGTTGGGAAACGCTCTATATTCGTTACACTTGGTTATAGTTTATCAGCAATTTCAAAACCACTGCCCGGAATTTTCCAAAACATTCCAACTGTTTTTATTACCCGCGTTACGGACAGAATTGGAAAAGGAATCAGAACTGCTCCACGAGATGCATTGCTTGGTTCATACAGCAATGGAAATTCAGGTGCAGTTTTTGGGTTTCACAGAGCAATGGATACACTTGGTGCTGCAATTGGTCCGGTAGCAGCCCTTGTGTTATTAAAAATTTATCCGGAAAATTATCAGCTGATATTTCTTATTGCTTTTATTCCTTCCATTATTGCTGTAACATTAACTCTGATGATAAAGGATAAAACTATATCATCAGAAAAAAGAATTAAGCATAGTTATTTTGATTTCTTAAAATCATCTCCGAAAAGTTATAAGAGAATTCTAGGTTTACTTGCAGCATTTTCTTTAGTAAACAGCAGTGATGTATTTCTGATATTAAAATCCCGCGATATTTCTGAATCATCAACACTTGCAATCTTTGGATATATTTTTTATAACATTGTTTATGCAGCAACTTCATATCCTATGGGGCATTTATCTGATAAAATTGGTAAGAAAAAAGTTTTCACATTTGGATTAATTCTTTTCTCCCTTGTTTACTTTGGTTTCGCTCTCGTTCCTGACATTTATCTACTGTGGCTGTTGTTTGCACTGTATGGAATATATGCTGCATCAACAGAAGGTATTTCAAAAGCTTGGATTTCCGATTTGATTTCCGATGAAAACAGAGGGACAGCTATTGGTCTGGCTACTTTAATTATGGGTGTTTGTGTGATGCTTGGCTCTTTTATTACCGGAATTCTTTGGGATAAGTTTGGCTCTCAGATTCCTTTTATCATCTCAGCATCAGTAAGTCTTTTGCTTGCTTTTATTGTATGGATTAAAAAATAA
- a CDS encoding DUF1684 domain-containing protein, with protein sequence MKNLFLTTVGLITILILFSCKSETFETKGSPEYLEEIKKWDERRVERLKAPDGWLNLVGRTWLKPGVNKFGSAKDNDVIIESDKVPAYMGEFIFKDSTVIMKIYDGVQVLLDGKPVKEVIMIDDQKKDMTVFEYGSIRWNLIIRGDKYGIRFRDLESPLVKNFNGIERFPVNQYWKLTARFETYNPPKKIFVPNVLGQIEEELSPGAVVFEKDGNTFRIDAIDEGERLFLIIADETSGVETYGGGRFMYVDKPDSTGKIILDFNKAYNPPCVFTKYATCPLPPEQNYLKLRITAGEKNYGEGH encoded by the coding sequence ATGAAGAACTTATTCCTAACAACTGTAGGGCTCATAACAATTTTAATTCTATTTTCCTGCAAGAGCGAAACATTCGAAACCAAAGGTTCACCAGAATATCTTGAAGAAATTAAAAAATGGGATGAAAGAAGAGTAGAAAGACTTAAAGCTCCTGACGGTTGGTTAAATCTTGTGGGAAGAACCTGGTTAAAGCCGGGAGTAAATAAATTTGGTTCAGCAAAAGATAATGATGTAATTATTGAATCTGACAAAGTACCCGCTTATATGGGAGAATTTATTTTTAAAGATTCAACAGTAATAATGAAAATTTATGACGGAGTTCAGGTGTTACTTGACGGAAAACCAGTTAAAGAAGTAATAATGATAGATGATCAGAAAAAAGATATGACTGTGTTTGAATATGGAAGTATCAGATGGAATTTAATTATTCGTGGCGATAAATATGGAATTCGATTCAGGGACCTTGAATCACCGTTAGTAAAAAACTTTAATGGAATAGAAAGATTTCCGGTTAATCAGTATTGGAAATTGACTGCGAGATTTGAAACATATAATCCACCGAAAAAAATATTTGTCCCGAATGTTCTTGGCCAAATTGAAGAGGAGTTATCTCCCGGCGCAGTTGTTTTTGAAAAAGATGGTAATACTTTCCGCATTGATGCAATTGATGAAGGTGAAAGATTATTTCTCATCATTGCTGATGAAACAAGTGGTGTTGAAACTTACGGTGGTGGAAGATTTATGTATGTAGATAAACCGGATTCCACAGGAAAAATAATTCTGGACTTTAACAAAGCTTATAATCCGCCTTGTGTTTTTACCAAATATGCAACTTGCCCTTTGCCACCAGAACAGAATTATCTCAAGCTAAGAATCACAGCAGGTGAAAAAAATTATGGTGAAGGGCATTGA
- a CDS encoding radical SAM protein: MLPLYLEKLTPAELNSRADTLKNMLEECRLCPNECSVNRLAGETGNCHSTDEVVISSYGPHFGEEPELVGLYGSGTIFFTNCNLSCIYCQNYDISQLGIGNRISIDELANIMISLQSRGCHNINLVTPTHFVPQIVEALIIAIEKGLEIPLVYNCGGYESVETLRLLEDIIDIYMPDIKYSDNEIATRLSGIKNYWNVVRSAIKEMHRQVGDLHIDRKGIAKRGLLIRHLVLPNNLAGSEKVIDFIADEISKETYLNIMDQYHPAFKAAEDKKLKRRIKPDEYERVVEYARFKGLHRGL; the protein is encoded by the coding sequence ATGCTTCCTCTTTATTTGGAAAAACTTACTCCTGCTGAATTAAATAGCAGAGCTGACACTCTTAAAAATATGTTGGAAGAGTGTAGACTTTGCCCGAATGAATGTTCTGTAAACAGATTAGCTGGTGAAACAGGCAACTGTCATTCAACCGATGAAGTTGTCATCTCAAGCTATGGTCCTCATTTCGGGGAAGAACCAGAACTTGTTGGACTTTATGGTTCCGGAACAATTTTCTTTACAAACTGTAATCTATCCTGCATCTACTGCCAGAATTATGATATAAGTCAGTTAGGTATCGGAAATAGAATTTCAATTGATGAACTTGCAAATATCATGATTTCCCTTCAAAGCAGAGGTTGCCATAATATTAATCTGGTAACTCCGACACATTTTGTTCCTCAGATTGTAGAAGCATTGATTATAGCCATTGAAAAAGGACTTGAGATTCCGCTTGTTTACAATTGTGGTGGATATGAATCTGTTGAAACTCTCCGGTTGCTCGAAGATATAATTGATATTTATATGCCTGATATAAAATACTCAGATAATGAAATTGCCACACGACTTTCGGGCATAAAAAATTACTGGAATGTTGTGAGATCTGCAATCAAAGAAATGCACAGACAGGTGGGTGACCTTCACATTGACAGAAAAGGAATTGCAAAAAGAGGTTTACTTATAAGGCATCTTGTTTTGCCAAATAATTTAGCCGGTTCGGAAAAGGTTATTGATTTTATTGCAGATGAAATCTCCAAAGAAACATATCTGAATATTATGGATCAATATCATCCTGCATTCAAAGCCGCTGAAGATAAAAAGCTAAAGAGAAGAATAAAACCGGATGAGTATGAAAGAGTAGTTGAATATGCAAGGTTCAAAGGATTACACAGAGGTTTATAA
- a CDS encoding EamA family transporter, which yields MIKNESKTQVFPASLVSIAATLWAIDGIVLRPYLYNLPVPLVVFIETTIVAIILTPFFYRQFSSLKKLQSKDWIAFIGVAFFGGALGTMAITRALFFVNYVNLSIVIFIQKLQPVFAIILAAIILKEKLTKEFIFWATLAIIGAYIITFGFNLPMLDAGDKTAVAALFALVAAFSFGFSTVLSKRALRNIGFQLGTYLRFAITAVIMLIVVSITNDFKSFSNISSNQFYVFLIIAFSTGGPAIFIYYYGLKKISASVATICELAFPLSAVILEYFVHGKILSPVQLIGALILLLSIIKVSGIEIPSFFNNKEE from the coding sequence ATGATTAAAAACGAGTCTAAAACACAAGTTTTTCCTGCTTCTTTGGTTTCAATTGCTGCAACGCTTTGGGCAATTGATGGAATTGTACTAAGACCTTATTTATATAATCTTCCAGTTCCATTGGTTGTATTCATTGAAACTACAATTGTTGCAATAATTCTCACCCCGTTTTTTTATAGGCAATTTTCTTCATTAAAAAAACTTCAATCTAAAGATTGGATTGCATTTATAGGTGTTGCTTTTTTCGGTGGAGCGCTTGGAACTATGGCAATTACGAGAGCGCTGTTCTTTGTTAACTATGTTAATCTTTCAATCGTAATATTTATTCAAAAACTTCAGCCCGTATTTGCTATAATTCTTGCCGCAATAATTCTAAAAGAAAAACTGACAAAAGAATTTATATTTTGGGCAACTCTTGCAATCATCGGTGCCTATATAATTACTTTTGGTTTTAATCTTCCTATGCTTGATGCAGGAGATAAAACGGCAGTTGCTGCTTTGTTTGCTTTGGTTGCGGCATTCAGTTTCGGATTTTCAACTGTACTTAGCAAAAGAGCTTTAAGGAATATTGGTTTTCAACTTGGTACTTATCTTCGTTTCGCAATAACTGCAGTAATTATGTTAATTGTTGTCTCAATAACAAATGACTTCAAATCTTTTTCAAACATTTCTTCAAATCAATTTTATGTTTTTTTAATTATTGCATTTTCAACCGGTGGTCCGGCAATTTTTATTTATTACTATGGCCTGAAAAAAATCAGTGCATCTGTTGCAACAATTTGTGAACTGGCTTTTCCTCTTTCTGCAGTAATACTTGAATACTTTGTTCACGGAAAGATTTTAAGTCCTGTTCAATTGATTGGCGCACTAATTCTTCTGCTCAGTATTATAAAAGTTAGTGGAATTGAAATTCCGTCATTCTTTAATAATAAAGAAGAATAA
- a CDS encoding diheme cytochrome c-553, which yields MFRLKILFSVVITTTFLMVIFSACNNSANEKAEMTQADKVARGEFLVTFGGCGDCHTPKVFTPQGPVPDTTRLLSGSPSTTQINEVDNKLVQPGKWILFTQDITAAVGPWGASFAANLTPDIETGIGSWNEEMFINALRTGKHLGAGRPIMPPMPWELTGQHSDDDLKAMFAYLKSLKPVKNKVPDYMPPDKVFAQK from the coding sequence ATGTTTAGGTTAAAAATCTTGTTTTCTGTTGTTATTACAACAACTTTTTTAATGGTTATTTTTTCTGCTTGTAACAACTCTGCAAATGAAAAAGCTGAGATGACACAGGCAGATAAAGTTGCACGAGGAGAATTCCTTGTAACATTTGGAGGTTGTGGTGATTGCCACACACCCAAAGTTTTCACTCCACAAGGTCCTGTTCCGGATACAACCAGACTTCTTTCCGGCTCACCTTCAACAACACAAATTAATGAGGTTGATAATAAGTTAGTTCAGCCAGGGAAATGGATTTTGTTTACACAGGATATTACCGCAGCTGTTGGTCCGTGGGGAGCATCATTTGCAGCTAACTTAACTCCCGATATTGAAACCGGAATTGGTTCCTGGAATGAAGAAATGTTTATAAATGCTTTAAGAACCGGTAAACACCTTGGTGCCGGAAGGCCTATTATGCCGCCAATGCCTTGGGAGTTAACCGGGCAACATTCTGATGATGATCTGAAGGCAATGTTTGCCTATTTAAAATCACTCAAGCCGGTTAAAAATAAAGTTCCGGATTATATGCCTCCGGATAAAGTATTTGCACAGAAATAA
- a CDS encoding YCF48-related protein → MKKLVIVNILFLSINIYSQPQWVRIDSPTNNLLRKIVFADSLNGWACGLNGTIIHTSDGGDSWIIQNTNTSDPVIDIHFIDNQNGYALTWELNNPPLGTNMLKTTDGGINWIKEFIPIETEFFRSVFFLNEQFGMIGDRFTYYTTNGGTNWNLSQRDSDIVANLPFLQIQMLNDSLGFACGGVLDNSGIIWKTTDGGRNWKTNGISPDEIFEIVIFDSLNILALSGDPEYLYGVGLIKSSDGGETWSYEELPINAVCFGIDFRNELEGWSAAGYKILFTNDGGNSWSEMDTPDSSAVYDVQFVNDRKGFACGQDGVLFKYIPDPNSVEQATVSNEIDYKLFQNYPNPFNPVTSIQYAIGSRQFVQIKVYDLLGNEVATLVDEEKPAGRYEVEFNANQISKTGISSGVYFYRLKLINSSVASEKVTTETKKMIYLK, encoded by the coding sequence ATGAAAAAGTTAGTAATAGTAAATATTTTATTTCTAAGTATTAATATTTATTCACAGCCACAATGGGTTAGAATAGATTCACCAACTAATAATTTGTTGAGAAAAATTGTTTTTGCTGATTCTTTGAATGGCTGGGCTTGCGGACTTAACGGTACAATCATTCACACATCAGATGGTGGTGATAGTTGGATAATCCAGAATACCAACACATCTGATCCTGTAATTGATATACATTTTATTGACAATCAAAATGGTTATGCGTTAACCTGGGAATTGAACAATCCACCTCTTGGCACTAATATGCTTAAAACAACTGACGGTGGTATAAATTGGATAAAAGAATTCATTCCGATTGAAACAGAATTTTTCAGATCAGTATTTTTTTTGAACGAGCAGTTTGGAATGATTGGAGACAGATTCACATATTATACAACTAACGGAGGAACGAATTGGAACTTATCTCAAAGGGATAGTGATATTGTTGCAAATCTTCCTTTTCTTCAAATTCAGATGTTAAATGATTCACTTGGTTTTGCCTGTGGAGGTGTTCTTGATAATTCTGGTATAATCTGGAAAACAACGGACGGCGGAAGAAACTGGAAAACCAACGGAATAAGTCCCGATGAGATTTTTGAAATTGTCATTTTTGATTCACTAAATATTTTAGCTCTCTCCGGCGACCCAGAATATCTCTACGGAGTTGGATTAATTAAATCATCAGACGGCGGAGAAACCTGGTCCTATGAAGAGCTTCCGATTAATGCAGTTTGTTTTGGGATTGATTTCAGGAATGAACTCGAAGGTTGGTCAGCAGCAGGATACAAAATACTTTTTACCAATGATGGAGGAAATAGTTGGTCTGAAATGGATACTCCAGACAGCTCTGCAGTTTATGATGTTCAATTTGTAAACGATAGAAAAGGATTTGCCTGCGGACAAGATGGAGTTTTATTTAAATATATCCCGGATCCAAATAGTGTTGAGCAAGCAACAGTGTCAAATGAAATTGATTACAAACTTTTCCAGAATTATCCGAATCCTTTCAATCCTGTTACCAGTATACAGTATGCAATTGGCAGCAGGCAATTTGTTCAAATAAAAGTTTATGACTTACTTGGTAATGAAGTTGCAACACTGGTTGATGAAGAAAAACCTGCTGGTCGATATGAAGTTGAGTTCAATGCAAATCAGATTTCTAAAACTGGTATTTCAAGTGGCGTTTACTTCTACAGATTAAAACTGATAAATTCTTCGGTCGCTTCAGAAAAAGTTACTACTGAAACGAAAAAGATGATTTATTTAAAGTGA
- a CDS encoding DUF2461 domain-containing protein — MKAMTFPFVTAKYLSDLSKNNNREWFLKNRERFDIEFLQPAMQFVIDLGERIQTFAPNIMAVPRVDKSIFRLHRDVRFRKNKSPYKTNLGIYFWEGKGKRMECSGFYFHIEPNNFFLGAGMYVFSPQQLKKYRDTVYNPDKGRELSNIISSILKNKNYSIGGKTYKKTPRGYDSDYKYSELLLHSGVYSFYEIESLNMFHKKDIVEFTYNVFKDMNPLHQWLVNNI, encoded by the coding sequence ATGAAAGCGATGACATTTCCTTTTGTAACTGCAAAGTATCTATCAGACCTTTCTAAAAATAACAACCGTGAATGGTTTCTGAAAAACAGAGAGAGATTTGATATCGAGTTTCTGCAGCCCGCTATGCAGTTTGTAATTGATCTTGGTGAGAGGATACAAACTTTTGCTCCAAATATTATGGCTGTTCCAAGAGTTGATAAATCAATATTCCGTTTGCACAGGGATGTAAGGTTCAGAAAAAATAAATCGCCATACAAAACTAATCTTGGAATTTACTTTTGGGAAGGTAAAGGAAAAAGAATGGAATGTTCGGGATTTTATTTTCACATTGAACCGAATAATTTTTTTCTTGGAGCAGGAATGTATGTATTCAGTCCACAGCAATTGAAAAAATACAGAGACACTGTTTATAATCCAGATAAGGGAAGAGAACTTTCCAATATAATTTCATCTATCCTCAAGAATAAAAATTATTCAATTGGCGGAAAGACTTATAAGAAAACTCCGCGTGGTTATGATTCAGATTATAAATATTCAGAACTTCTTTTGCATAGCGGAGTTTATTCATTCTATGAAATTGAATCATTAAACATGTTTCATAAAAAAGATATTGTAGAATTCACTTACAATGTGTTTAAAGATATGAATCCACTTCATCAATGGCTTGTAAATAACATCTGA
- a CDS encoding lysine 2,3-aminomutase: MKYISYLQSNFKNIQQMKNLEQQYLDDIQIVGSVLPFKTNNYVVDNLIDWSKVPDDPMFKLTFPQKDMLLPHHYEKMKSVVLNGADKQKIKEAANEIRMQLNPHPAGQIEYNVPMIEGEKLHGMQHKYRETVLFFPSQGQTCHAYCTFCFRWPQFVGMEDLKFASKEAELLVKYVKEHEEVTDVLFTGGDPLIMKTKHLETYIRPLLESNIEHLRNIRIGTKALGYWPYRFLTDDDSDDLLRLFEDVQKAGKHLAFMAHFNHPVELEGEVVEKAIKRILNTGAVIRTQSPVLKHINDDSEVWAEMFRKQVKLGLIPYYMFVARNTGAQHYFSIPLIDAWKIFREAYQSVSGICRTVRGPSMSCLPGKVQILGVSEVKGEKVMVFRMIQGRNPDWAARPFFAEYDEKAIWYSDLKPAFGEEKFFFTDELNKIISPEEIEADYE, from the coding sequence ATGAAATATATTTCATATCTGCAAAGTAATTTCAAAAATATTCAACAGATGAAGAATCTGGAACAACAATATCTGGATGATATACAAATTGTTGGTTCTGTTCTTCCATTTAAAACCAATAACTATGTTGTTGATAATCTTATTGATTGGTCTAAAGTGCCAGATGATCCGATGTTCAAACTTACTTTTCCGCAGAAGGATATGCTTCTTCCGCATCATTATGAAAAGATGAAATCTGTTGTTTTGAATGGTGCGGATAAACAAAAAATCAAAGAAGCTGCTAATGAAATAAGAATGCAGCTTAATCCTCATCCCGCAGGACAAATTGAATATAATGTTCCGATGATTGAGGGTGAGAAACTTCACGGAATGCAGCATAAATACCGGGAGACTGTTTTATTCTTCCCAAGTCAGGGACAGACCTGTCACGCTTACTGTACATTCTGTTTTCGCTGGCCTCAGTTTGTTGGAATGGAGGATCTAAAGTTTGCATCAAAGGAAGCTGAGCTTTTAGTTAAATATGTTAAAGAACACGAAGAAGTAACTGATGTTCTTTTCACTGGCGGTGATCCGTTGATAATGAAAACAAAACATCTTGAAACTTATATAAGACCATTGCTCGAATCCAATATCGAACATTTGAGAAATATCAGAATTGGTACAAAAGCACTCGGTTACTGGCCTTACAGATTTTTGACCGATGATGATTCAGATGATTTATTGAGATTGTTTGAAGATGTTCAGAAAGCAGGAAAACACCTTGCATTTATGGCTCATTTCAACCATCCGGTTGAACTTGAAGGTGAGGTGGTTGAAAAAGCAATTAAAAGAATTCTAAACACCGGTGCCGTAATAAGAACACAATCTCCCGTTCTAAAACATATAAATGATGACTCCGAAGTTTGGGCTGAAATGTTCAGAAAGCAAGTTAAACTTGGACTGATACCATATTATATGTTCGTTGCCAGAAACACCGGTGCACAACATTATTTTTCAATTCCTTTGATTGATGCCTGGAAAATTTTCAGAGAAGCATATCAATCAGTCAGCGGAATCTGCAGGACGGTTCGAGGACCAAGTATGTCTTGCTTGCCGGGTAAAGTACAAATACTTGGGGTAAGTGAAGTAAAGGGAGAAAAAGTAATGGTGTTCCGGATGATTCAGGGAAGAAATCCTGATTGGGCAGCACGCCCGTTCTTTGCAGAATATGATGAGAAAGCAATTTGGTATAGCGATTTAAAGCCTGCTTTTGGAGAAGAAAAATTTTTCTTTACAGATGAGTTAAATAAAATTATATCACCGGAGGAAATTGAAGCCGATTATGAGTAA
- a CDS encoding pyridoxal phosphate-dependent aminotransferase, with translation MSKNNNHRNNFDISLNLNVRGFPISATLWINELSNKLLKEGKKVYKFGLGQSPFPVPQVVVDSLKLNAYQKDYLPVKGLEALRTAVAEFHSRRTGVKRSSDDVLIGPGSKELMFLLQFVYYGDIIIPTPSWVSYAPQAKFIGRNIDWLHTKESNKWKLTPDELEKIFKKDPDKPRLVILNYPSNPTGITYSEKELKEITAIARKYRVILLSDEIYGELHFEGEHISIARFYPEGTIISSGLSKWCGAGGWRLGTFTFPPSLRWLLDTMATVASETYTSTSAPIQYAAITAFRGNISIERYLVNSRRILKALGLYIYKKLSKADILTPKPEGGFYLFINFRKHAAKLKKRGITNSNELAEKLLQDTGVALLPGTHFGRPPEELTLRLAYVDFDGAKALAAIETLPAYKLPDDKFLKNYCFNIIEATDLICNWID, from the coding sequence ATGAGTAAAAACAACAACCACAGAAACAATTTTGATATAAGTCTTAACCTTAATGTGAGAGGGTTTCCTATCTCAGCCACTCTATGGATAAACGAATTGTCGAACAAGCTTCTGAAAGAAGGAAAGAAGGTTTATAAATTTGGCCTGGGGCAATCTCCGTTTCCCGTGCCGCAAGTGGTTGTTGATTCTCTTAAGCTGAATGCATATCAGAAAGATTATTTGCCGGTTAAGGGTCTCGAGGCATTAAGAACTGCGGTTGCAGAATTTCATTCAAGGAGAACCGGAGTTAAACGAAGTTCTGATGATGTGCTAATCGGACCTGGCTCTAAAGAACTGATGTTTTTATTACAATTTGTTTACTATGGTGATATAATCATTCCCACTCCAAGTTGGGTTTCTTATGCACCGCAGGCGAAATTTATCGGTAGAAATATTGATTGGCTTCACACAAAAGAATCTAACAAATGGAAACTAACTCCTGATGAATTGGAAAAAATCTTTAAAAAAGATCCTGATAAACCACGTCTGGTAATTCTTAATTATCCCTCAAATCCCACCGGCATAACATATTCGGAAAAAGAACTGAAAGAAATTACAGCCATCGCAAGAAAATATCGTGTTATATTACTATCTGATGAAATATATGGAGAACTTCATTTTGAAGGTGAACATATATCCATTGCAAGGTTTTACCCCGAGGGAACAATTATTTCAAGCGGATTGAGTAAATGGTGTGGAGCCGGCGGTTGGCGGCTTGGAACCTTTACTTTTCCACCATCTCTTCGATGGCTTCTTGATACCATGGCCACGGTTGCAAGCGAGACTTATACATCTACAAGTGCACCTATTCAGTATGCAGCCATCACTGCTTTCAGGGGAAATATCAGCATTGAAAGATATCTTGTCAACTCAAGGCGTATTTTAAAAGCACTCGGACTTTATATTTATAAAAAACTTTCTAAAGCTGATATTCTCACTCCCAAACCTGAAGGGGGTTTTTATTTGTTTATTAACTTTAGAAAACATGCAGCAAAACTTAAAAAACGCGGAATTACAAACAGCAATGAGCTTGCCGAAAAACTTCTTCAGGATACCGGAGTTGCTTTATTGCCCGGCACTCACTTCGGCAGACCTCCCGAAGAGTTAACTCTGCGTCTTGCATATGTGGATTTTGATGGTGCGAAAGCTTTGGCTGCAATTGAAACTTTGCCCGCTTATAAGTTACCAGATGACAAATTTTTAAAGAATTATTGTTTCAACATTATCGAAGCTACCGATTTAATATGTAACTGGATTGATTAA